A region from the Geobacter benzoatilyticus genome encodes:
- a CDS encoding sensor histidine kinase produces the protein MFFRSIRFSLTLWYAVTLAVILVLFSSFIYLVLQNQLTKEIDRELLTVAEAVASPTLEPFRRAGPSVFDQVLEDFIGNRLTGKYVQVLDGGGRTTASSKSSEELRISLSKAASRRAWAGKVTYETKVSLGLYPVRTISYPIMENGRLMQIVQVGSSMREAAETLDKVLVVFAVSIPLSLSLWSVGGWFLAGRALKPVDFITRSARKITAENLGLRLEVVNPQDEIGRLATTFNDTLERLEDAFRRVKQFTGDVSHELRTPLTILRGETEVGLRWAREPEEFRELFRSNLEEINRMSKIIEALLEISRAEEGGLKLELTPIDLGDLLGELVQQSRLIDQEKGLKITFTAEESVTIRGDWLRLRQVFMNLLGNAVAYTPAGGEVSVVLNTSGGFARVMVIDSGVGIPADDLPHIFERFYRVDKARNRNDGGCGLGLSLAWTLTEAHGGKIEVVSELNKGSVFTVYLPLHPSA, from the coding sequence TTGTTTTTCCGGTCGATTCGCTTTTCCCTTACCCTTTGGTATGCGGTTACCCTGGCGGTAATTCTTGTTCTGTTCAGTTCCTTTATTTATCTGGTTCTGCAGAATCAGCTCACCAAGGAGATAGACCGGGAGCTCCTCACCGTGGCCGAGGCCGTGGCGAGCCCGACGCTGGAGCCGTTCCGCCGCGCCGGGCCGTCCGTCTTCGACCAGGTCCTCGAAGACTTCATCGGCAACCGTTTGACCGGCAAGTACGTTCAGGTGCTTGATGGAGGGGGCCGGACCACTGCCTCGTCCAAGAGCTCCGAGGAGTTGCGGATTTCCCTGAGCAAGGCGGCCAGCAGACGGGCCTGGGCCGGAAAAGTAACCTACGAGACCAAGGTCAGCCTGGGTCTCTATCCGGTGCGAACCATCAGCTATCCCATCATGGAGAATGGCAGGCTGATGCAGATAGTCCAGGTGGGATCGTCCATGCGGGAGGCAGCCGAGACCCTCGACAAGGTACTGGTCGTCTTTGCGGTTTCCATCCCCCTGTCACTGTCGCTCTGGAGCGTCGGTGGATGGTTCCTGGCCGGCCGTGCCCTTAAGCCGGTAGACTTCATTACCCGCAGCGCCCGGAAGATTACTGCCGAAAACCTTGGACTGCGTCTGGAAGTTGTGAATCCCCAGGATGAGATAGGGCGGCTGGCGACAACCTTCAACGATACCCTGGAACGGCTTGAGGACGCATTCAGACGGGTGAAGCAGTTTACGGGCGACGTCTCCCATGAGCTTCGGACTCCCCTCACCATCCTTCGGGGGGAGACCGAGGTGGGGCTGCGCTGGGCCCGCGAACCGGAAGAATTCCGGGAGCTTTTCCGGAGCAATCTGGAAGAGATTAACCGGATGTCCAAGATTATCGAGGCGCTGCTGGAGATCTCGCGGGCCGAAGAAGGGGGGCTCAAGCTCGAGCTCACCCCCATCGACCTGGGCGATCTCCTTGGGGAGCTGGTGCAGCAGTCGCGGCTCATCGATCAGGAAAAGGGTCTCAAAATTACCTTTACCGCCGAGGAGTCGGTCACCATCAGAGGCGATTGGCTCCGGTTGCGGCAGGTATTCATGAACCTTCTCGGCAATGCCGTCGCCTACACTCCCGCCGGCGGAGAGGTTTCAGTGGTCCTCAACACCAGCGGCGGATTTGCCCGTGTCATGGTGATCGACAGCGGCGTGGGCATTCCGGCCGATGACCTCCCGCATATCTTCGAGCGCTTCTACCGGGTCGACAAGGCGCGCAACCGGAACGACGGCGGTTGCGGGCTAGGCCTCTCGCTGGCGTGGACTCTCACGGAGGCCCACGGCGGCAAAATTGAAGTGGTGAGCGAACTGAACAAGGGAAGCGTCTTCACCGTATATCTCCCCCTGCATCCTTCAGCCTGA
- a CDS encoding response regulator transcription factor: MKILVVEDEKKVSSFIKRGLEEERYEVESAFNGEEGLKMALDKGYDLIVLDVMLPKKDGLSVVRELREKKNATPVLMLTAKDSVEDIVAGLDSGSDDYLTKPFAFAELLARVRALVRRSEQDRGAEIRFVDLRLDPVTHKVWRKDKEIDLTAKEYSLLEYFMRNPNQVLTRTMIAEHVWDYTFDSFTNIIDVYVNYLRKKIDREADKKLIHTVRGVGYILKEEE, translated from the coding sequence ATGAAGATTCTTGTGGTAGAAGACGAAAAGAAAGTTTCGAGCTTCATTAAGCGCGGTCTTGAGGAAGAACGCTATGAGGTAGAAAGCGCATTCAACGGCGAGGAAGGGCTCAAGATGGCCCTTGACAAGGGCTACGACCTGATCGTTCTCGACGTGATGCTCCCCAAGAAGGACGGCCTGAGCGTGGTGCGGGAACTGCGCGAGAAGAAAAACGCGACGCCTGTTCTCATGCTGACCGCCAAGGATTCCGTGGAAGACATCGTTGCGGGGCTTGATTCCGGTTCCGACGATTATCTGACCAAGCCGTTCGCCTTCGCCGAGCTCCTGGCCCGGGTGCGGGCACTGGTACGGCGCAGCGAGCAGGACCGGGGCGCCGAGATCCGTTTCGTCGACCTGCGCCTTGATCCGGTAACCCACAAGGTCTGGCGCAAGGACAAGGAAATTGACCTGACGGCGAAGGAGTATTCGCTGCTGGAATATTTCATGCGCAATCCGAACCAGGTCCTCACCCGTACCATGATCGCCGAGCACGTGTGGGATTATACCTTTGACAGCTTTACCAACATCATTGACGTGTATGTCAACTACCTGCGGAAGAAAATCGATCGCGAAGCCGATAAAAAGCTGATCCACACGGTGCGTGGCGTGGGCTACATCCTGAAGGAAGAGGAGTGA
- a CDS encoding 1,4-dihydroxy-6-naphthoate synthase has translation MRDLTLGFSPCPNDTYIFHALVHGLVETPGLAFRERLEDVETLNRLALEGVLDVSKVSYHALGFLRDEYLLLRSGGALGRGCGPLVVTKGAGSMKDLRGKPIAVPGRYTTAALLLRLFDPSLDNLVYLPFNEIMAGVARGEFAAGVIIHESRFTFPEYGLTKLLDLGAWWEGETGCPIPLGGIVARRSLGRETVAAIDAALRASVAHARSNPSAASAYIRAHSQEMSDEVCAAHIGLYVNDFSLQLGAEGELAVAALLGRAEAAGVIPRSVAPLFG, from the coding sequence ATGCGAGATCTTACCTTAGGTTTTTCACCCTGTCCCAATGATACCTATATCTTTCATGCCCTGGTGCACGGCCTGGTCGAGACGCCGGGGCTTGCTTTCCGGGAGCGGCTGGAGGATGTGGAAACCCTGAACCGCCTCGCCCTTGAAGGTGTGCTGGACGTGAGCAAGGTGTCGTACCATGCCCTTGGCTTTCTGCGTGACGAGTACCTGCTGCTCCGTTCGGGCGGAGCCCTGGGGCGGGGGTGCGGCCCCCTGGTCGTTACAAAGGGAGCCGGTTCCATGAAGGATTTGCGGGGAAAGCCGATTGCCGTCCCCGGACGCTACACTACCGCAGCTCTTCTGCTGCGACTCTTCGACCCCTCCCTCGATAACCTGGTCTATCTTCCCTTCAATGAAATCATGGCGGGTGTAGCGCGTGGCGAATTTGCCGCCGGTGTCATCATTCACGAATCACGCTTTACCTTCCCGGAGTACGGGCTCACGAAGCTTCTGGACCTGGGTGCGTGGTGGGAGGGCGAAACCGGCTGCCCCATCCCGCTGGGGGGGATCGTCGCCCGGCGCTCTTTGGGCCGCGAAACCGTTGCCGCCATCGACGCCGCCCTGCGGGCGAGCGTGGCCCATGCCCGTTCCAATCCCTCGGCCGCGTCCGCTTATATCAGGGCTCACTCCCAGGAGATGAGCGATGAGGTCTGCGCCGCCCACATCGGTCTCTATGTGAACGACTTTTCCCTTCAACTCGGCGCCGAGGGTGAGTTGGCAGTGGCCGCTCTCCTTGGGCGGGCAGAGGCCGCAGGTGTCATTCCCCGCTCAGTAGCTCCCCTCTTTGGCTAA
- a CDS encoding M20 family metallopeptidase, with protein sequence MDLMRLKKEIVDFVAGRKNDFAAIAEELYNNPETGLNEVRSSALLAAFLEKEGFRLERGIAGLPTAFRAETGAGGPVIALIAEMDALPVMGHACGHNVIAAAAVGAATALRRVLPPEAARIVVFGTPAEEQGIGKVDMIAHGAFDGVEFALMVHPSSRRYVIKHFLGLTRIRFIFTGKPAHAAAYPEEGINALDGVIQTFNGINALRQQLRQDVRVHGIITEGGVAPNIIPERAAAYFYVRADDLAEMERVKNRLVACAEGAALATGCRLEVEEDPRIMAPLKVNRTFSALYSAQLAYLGLQESENQPDKNKGSSDIGNVSQVVPTIHPHVPIGDGINIHSEAFARATVSEKGKAAVAEGATALALTAAELVARPELREEIRQEFRS encoded by the coding sequence ATGGATCTTATGCGCTTGAAAAAGGAGATTGTCGACTTCGTTGCGGGGCGGAAGAATGATTTTGCCGCCATTGCCGAGGAGCTCTACAACAACCCTGAAACCGGGTTGAACGAGGTGCGCAGTTCCGCACTCCTCGCCGCTTTCCTTGAAAAGGAGGGGTTCCGGCTGGAGCGGGGCATTGCCGGGCTCCCCACGGCATTCCGGGCAGAGACGGGCGCAGGGGGGCCGGTAATCGCCCTCATTGCGGAGATGGATGCCCTGCCGGTCATGGGTCATGCCTGCGGCCACAACGTAATTGCCGCAGCCGCCGTGGGCGCCGCCACTGCCTTGCGCCGCGTGCTCCCGCCGGAGGCGGCCAGGATCGTAGTTTTCGGCACCCCCGCCGAGGAGCAGGGAATCGGGAAGGTGGATATGATTGCCCACGGGGCCTTCGATGGGGTCGAGTTCGCCCTGATGGTGCATCCCTCGTCCCGTCGGTATGTCATCAAGCATTTTCTGGGGCTTACCCGCATTCGCTTCATTTTCACCGGCAAACCGGCCCATGCCGCCGCCTATCCTGAGGAGGGGATCAACGCCCTTGATGGCGTCATCCAGACCTTCAACGGAATCAACGCATTGCGCCAGCAACTGCGGCAGGACGTGCGGGTCCACGGGATCATCACGGAAGGGGGCGTAGCTCCCAATATCATTCCGGAGCGTGCCGCAGCCTATTTTTATGTCCGGGCCGACGATCTCGCAGAGATGGAGCGGGTGAAGAACCGGCTCGTTGCCTGTGCCGAAGGGGCTGCCCTGGCCACCGGATGCCGGCTTGAGGTGGAGGAGGATCCCCGGATCATGGCCCCACTGAAGGTAAACCGGACCTTTTCAGCGCTCTATTCGGCCCAGTTGGCGTATTTAGGGCTTCAGGAATCGGAAAACCAGCCCGATAAGAATAAAGGCTCTTCGGATATCGGCAACGTCTCCCAGGTCGTACCTACGATCCATCCCCATGTGCCGATTGGCGACGGCATCAATATCCACAGCGAAGCTTTTGCCCGCGCCACGGTATCCGAAAAGGGGAAGGCCGCCGTTGCGGAGGGGGCAACGGCCCTGGCGCTGACCGCCGCGGAACTGGTCGCCAGGCCGGAGTTGCGAGAGGAAATCCGGCAGGAATTTCGTTCATGA
- a CDS encoding 16S rRNA (uracil(1498)-N(3))-methyltransferase, producing MSTRRFIAADTDLTAAFVRVEGDLFRHMVKVLRLKIDTRVNLADGRGTECTGIIKEIGRDHLAIAVEERHAAAPSGGGPRITLIQGLPKGEKMELILQKGTELGVNEVVSFQAERSVSRIAADRRDDRLRRWRRIAEEAARQAGRPDIPAVRLTRGIAEAVRDSDHDLKLLLWEEERATTLKGAMAGRPAPANIAIIVGPEGGLTAAEAETARQAGFASVTLGKRILRTETAGIALLAILQYLYGDLGEGLPSGKGPVSPLTP from the coding sequence ATGAGCACGCGCCGCTTCATAGCCGCTGACACGGACTTGACGGCAGCGTTCGTGCGGGTTGAGGGGGACCTTTTCCGTCACATGGTGAAGGTTCTGCGCCTGAAAATTGACACCCGCGTCAACCTGGCGGACGGTCGTGGTACCGAATGCACGGGAATCATTAAAGAGATCGGCAGGGACCACCTTGCCATAGCCGTCGAGGAGCGCCACGCAGCGGCCCCCTCCGGGGGGGGACCACGGATCACTCTCATCCAGGGACTGCCAAAGGGTGAGAAAATGGAACTCATCTTGCAGAAAGGGACTGAACTGGGAGTAAATGAAGTGGTCTCCTTCCAGGCGGAGCGTTCGGTTTCCCGCATTGCGGCAGACCGGCGGGACGACCGGTTGCGACGCTGGCGGCGGATTGCAGAGGAGGCGGCACGCCAGGCCGGACGGCCGGACATTCCGGCGGTGCGGCTGACACGGGGAATTGCCGAGGCCGTCAGGGATTCGGACCACGACCTTAAGCTCCTTTTGTGGGAAGAGGAGCGGGCCACGACTCTTAAGGGTGCCATGGCGGGGAGGCCCGCCCCGGCCAATATCGCCATAATAGTCGGCCCCGAGGGGGGGCTCACGGCGGCAGAGGCGGAAACGGCACGGCAGGCGGGCTTCGCCTCGGTAACCCTGGGCAAGCGCATCCTCCGGACCGAGACGGCAGGCATAGCCCTTCTGGCCATCCTCCAGTACCTTTACGGCGACCTGGGGGAAGGGCTCCCATCCGGAAAAGGCCCCGTATCGCCACTTACACCATAG
- a CDS encoding pyruvate, water dikinase regulatory protein produces the protein MNTSTRHIYLFSDATGETVERVLRAALSQFRDVEARVHRMSKIRTREDILSALEEVLKEPGIVVYTLVDTELAQLLRDEAEAHGLDSLDLISSLLFKLSDFFGVAPQNEPGLLYQLNSEYHKRVEAVDFTVNHDDGQDPRGLSKADFVLVGVSRSSKTPLSMYLAHKGYRVANVPLVKGIDPPAELFRVDQNKVVGLLIDAHRLLEIRSARLKNLGQMPRGTYADFEKIEEELNYCRRLYRRNPQWLVIDVTKKSVEESAAEIIQKLCSVS, from the coding sequence ATGAATACATCGACGCGGCATATCTACCTTTTTTCCGACGCTACGGGTGAAACCGTGGAACGGGTGCTGCGCGCCGCGCTTTCCCAGTTCCGCGATGTGGAAGCGCGTGTCCATCGCATGAGCAAAATCCGGACGAGGGAGGATATCCTTTCCGCTCTGGAAGAGGTGCTCAAGGAGCCGGGCATCGTGGTTTACACCCTGGTGGACACCGAACTGGCGCAACTGCTGCGGGATGAAGCGGAAGCCCACGGCCTCGACTCCCTGGATCTGATCAGCTCTCTTCTCTTTAAGCTGTCCGACTTCTTTGGCGTTGCCCCCCAGAATGAACCGGGCCTCCTTTACCAGCTGAACTCGGAGTATCACAAGAGGGTCGAGGCGGTTGATTTCACGGTTAACCATGATGACGGGCAAGATCCTCGGGGGTTGAGCAAGGCGGATTTCGTGCTGGTCGGGGTGTCGCGTTCTTCAAAAACACCGCTCTCCATGTACCTGGCCCATAAGGGGTACCGGGTGGCGAACGTTCCTCTCGTAAAGGGTATAGATCCGCCGGCTGAACTCTTCAGGGTGGATCAGAACAAGGTGGTGGGGCTGCTCATCGATGCCCACCGTCTTCTGGAAATCCGCTCGGCGCGGCTCAAAAACCTGGGGCAGATGCCCCGGGGTACCTATGCCGACTTCGAGAAGATCGAGGAGGAGCTCAACTATTGCCGCCGGCTTTACCGGCGCAATCCCCAGTGGCTCGTCATTGACGTGACAAAGAAGTCAGTGGAAGAATCTGCTGCTGAAATTATACAGAAACTCTGCAGTGTCAGCTAG
- the mqnC gene encoding cyclic dehypoxanthinyl futalosine synthase, with product MDTVIGKIERGEAIGRAEVLELLLNADLLTLGRLANGIRRRLHPEETVTFVVDRNVNYTNVCESKCKFCAFYREEGAPDAYLLAEEAIYAKIAELVGHGGTQLLMQGGLHPHLGIEWFELLFRGIKERFPQVQNHSLSPAEITQIATVSKLTIPETVRRLREAGLDSIPGGGAEILVDRVRQEISPKKIGWEGWAAVMGEAARQGMATTATMMFGSTEKPEDIVEHLFRVRELQAVGGSFTAFIPWTYQPGNTELGGDTASGVEYLKVLALSRIVIDNVPNIQASWVTQGAQMAQVALFFGANDLGGTMLEENVVAAAGCTFRMSLEEMVELIREAGFRPAQRTTLYSIIREF from the coding sequence ATGGATACCGTTATCGGAAAAATCGAACGTGGCGAGGCCATCGGCCGGGCCGAGGTCCTTGAGCTTCTCCTAAATGCCGACCTTCTTACCCTGGGGCGCCTGGCCAATGGCATCCGCCGGCGGCTTCATCCAGAGGAAACGGTCACCTTCGTGGTGGACCGCAACGTGAACTACACAAACGTCTGCGAGTCCAAGTGTAAATTCTGCGCCTTCTACCGGGAGGAAGGTGCCCCCGACGCCTACCTGCTGGCCGAGGAAGCCATCTACGCCAAAATCGCCGAACTGGTGGGCCATGGGGGGACGCAACTCCTCATGCAGGGGGGGCTCCATCCCCATCTGGGGATCGAGTGGTTTGAGCTGCTCTTCCGGGGGATTAAGGAGCGGTTCCCCCAGGTCCAGAATCACTCCCTCTCCCCGGCGGAGATTACCCAGATCGCCACGGTTTCCAAACTCACCATCCCGGAGACGGTGCGGCGGCTGCGGGAGGCTGGGCTCGACTCCATCCCCGGCGGCGGGGCCGAGATTCTGGTGGATCGGGTCCGGCAGGAGATCTCCCCCAAGAAGATCGGCTGGGAAGGGTGGGCCGCGGTGATGGGCGAGGCGGCCCGGCAGGGGATGGCCACCACCGCCACCATGATGTTCGGCAGCACCGAGAAGCCCGAGGATATCGTAGAACACCTCTTCCGGGTCCGTGAGCTCCAGGCTGTCGGCGGTTCCTTCACCGCCTTCATCCCCTGGACCTACCAGCCGGGGAACACCGAGCTGGGTGGCGACACCGCCAGCGGGGTCGAGTACCTGAAGGTGCTGGCCCTCTCCCGGATAGTTATCGACAACGTGCCGAACATCCAGGCCAGCTGGGTGACCCAGGGGGCCCAGATGGCCCAGGTGGCCCTCTTCTTCGGGGCCAACGACCTGGGGGGGACCATGTTGGAGGAGAACGTGGTGGCCGCTGCCGGCTGCACCTTCCGCATGAGTCTCGAAGAGATGGTCGAGCTGATTCGCGAAGCCGGATTCCGGCCCGCCCAGCGGACGACCCTATATTCCATAATCCGCGAGTTCTAG
- the prmA gene encoding 50S ribosomal protein L11 methyltransferase produces the protein MNKTWAEVACEVPAAMVDLLADFLVELSGNGVSIDNLELDTFSLDGMDEPPVKTVRAYFTPDAELETKLAAVERFIRENAPDYGDAPPATPTVTTIREEDWATGWRQHFSPTRIGRRLVIKPTWEPFAPEPEDLVIELDPGMAFGTGTHPTTRLCLEALEKLGRPGDVLDVGTGSGILAMAASKLGASRVVGTDIDPDAVEVARENCAMNGVTAELTITPLADIPGQFAVVLANILAEDLVRMAADLTAKVAPGGALILSGILVEREPYVIDGFAATGLALAETTREGEWSCLLYRAAK, from the coding sequence ATGAATAAAACCTGGGCCGAAGTCGCCTGTGAAGTTCCGGCGGCAATGGTTGACCTTCTCGCCGATTTTCTTGTGGAACTTTCCGGCAACGGCGTGAGCATCGACAACCTTGAGCTCGACACCTTCTCCCTCGACGGCATGGACGAGCCGCCGGTAAAGACCGTGCGGGCCTACTTCACCCCCGACGCGGAGCTGGAAACTAAACTGGCCGCAGTGGAGCGGTTCATCCGGGAAAACGCCCCGGATTACGGCGACGCCCCCCCCGCCACCCCAACCGTCACCACTATCCGGGAAGAGGACTGGGCCACGGGGTGGCGCCAGCACTTCTCCCCGACCCGCATCGGCCGGCGGCTCGTCATCAAACCCACATGGGAGCCGTTTGCGCCGGAACCCGAGGATCTCGTTATCGAACTGGACCCGGGGATGGCCTTCGGTACCGGCACCCACCCGACGACGCGCCTCTGCCTTGAGGCCCTGGAAAAACTCGGCCGCCCCGGAGATGTCCTCGATGTGGGAACCGGCTCGGGCATCCTGGCCATGGCCGCTTCCAAGCTGGGGGCCAGCCGCGTGGTGGGAACCGACATCGACCCCGACGCCGTGGAAGTAGCCCGGGAAAACTGCGCCATGAACGGGGTGACCGCCGAGCTGACCATCACCCCCCTTGCCGATATTCCGGGGCAATTCGCCGTGGTCCTCGCCAACATTCTCGCCGAGGATCTGGTCAGGATGGCGGCCGACTTGACCGCGAAGGTGGCCCCCGGCGGCGCCCTCATTCTCTCTGGAATCCTCGTGGAACGGGAACCCTACGTCATCGACGGCTTTGCCGCCACCGGACTCGCCCTTGCCGAAACAACCCGCGAAGGGGAGTGGAGCTGCCTCCTCTACCGGGCCGCAAAATGA
- the mqnE gene encoding aminofutalosine synthase MqnE, translating to MTSIFSIAEKVHAGERITDEEALFLFECRDLIAVGELAAAANRRRNGDRVFFNVNRHINHTNICVNRCSFCAFYRTADQPGAYLYDLDEIRNRAMEANSQGATEIHIVGGLHPDLPFDFYLEMLRTVKEVSPGLHVKAFTAVEIEYLSKLAGLSIADTLAELKLAGLGSLPGGGAEIFAPDVRNRLCPEKISGARWLDVMEEVHRAGLKSNATMLFGHIESYADRVDHMHRLRELQDRTGGFQVFIPLAFQKENNPLGHLKRPGPGGVDALKTLAVGRIYLDNFANIKAYWVMLGLKTAQVALSFGVNDLDGTVVEEKIGHDAGAATPQTMGRDDIVTLIRKAGRVPVERDTLYNELRVY from the coding sequence ATGACTTCTATTTTTTCGATAGCTGAAAAAGTTCATGCCGGCGAGCGAATCACCGACGAGGAGGCTCTCTTCCTCTTCGAGTGCCGGGACCTTATCGCCGTGGGGGAACTGGCTGCGGCCGCGAACCGTCGCCGCAACGGCGACCGGGTCTTCTTCAACGTGAACCGCCACATCAACCACACGAACATCTGCGTGAACCGCTGCTCCTTCTGCGCCTTCTACCGCACCGCCGACCAGCCGGGGGCCTACCTCTACGACCTTGATGAGATCCGCAACCGAGCCATGGAGGCCAACTCCCAGGGGGCCACGGAGATCCACATCGTGGGGGGCCTCCATCCGGACCTCCCCTTCGACTTCTACCTGGAAATGCTCCGGACCGTGAAGGAGGTCTCCCCCGGTCTCCACGTGAAGGCCTTCACCGCCGTGGAGATCGAGTACCTGTCGAAGCTGGCGGGCCTCTCCATTGCCGATACCCTGGCGGAGCTTAAGCTGGCGGGGCTCGGGTCGCTTCCCGGCGGCGGGGCCGAGATCTTCGCCCCTGACGTGCGCAACCGGCTCTGTCCCGAGAAGATCAGCGGCGCGCGGTGGCTCGATGTCATGGAGGAGGTCCACCGGGCGGGGCTCAAATCCAATGCCACCATGCTCTTCGGCCACATCGAGAGCTATGCCGACCGGGTCGATCATATGCATCGGCTGCGGGAGCTCCAGGACCGGACCGGCGGGTTCCAGGTATTCATTCCCCTCGCCTTCCAGAAGGAGAACAACCCCCTGGGGCATCTGAAACGCCCCGGACCAGGCGGGGTAGATGCCCTGAAGACCCTGGCCGTGGGCCGGATATACCTGGACAATTTCGCCAACATCAAGGCCTATTGGGTGATGCTCGGCCTGAAGACCGCACAGGTGGCCCTCTCCTTCGGGGTGAACGACCTGGACGGCACCGTGGTGGAGGAGAAAATCGGCCACGACGCCGGGGCCGCCACCCCGCAGACCATGGGGCGCGACGATATCGTCACCCTGATCCGCAAGGCGGGGCGGGTGCCGGTGGAGCGGGATACGCTCTACAACGAGCTGAGGGTGTACTGA
- a CDS encoding ribonuclease D: MPVQPVSPEIITTPDGVRRLADRLSREPYVACDLEADSMHHYQEKVCLIQFAVPGFAAIVDPLAVADMAPLAPLFADAAICKVFHGADYDIRSLHRDFGIEVNNLFDTMIACQFLGEREFGLAAALKKRFGVDLDKQYQRADWSRRPLSAGMIEYAVKDTTLLIELAGQLEAELREKGRFGWFEEECAILARVRVAQRSGSDPMFLRFKGASRMAPRSLAVLEEILRFRDRRARQMDVPPFKVLGTETVRELAEKKPRSAADFAGITGMTERVLERCGEEILRAVEKGIALPEQELPVFPREERRKVGGDEERRVKALKGWREGKSRQFGVEPGFLANNALLEQIALSFPRSEEELDGVAGVRSWQRREFGAELVAALQVRR, translated from the coding sequence TTGCCCGTTCAACCCGTTTCACCCGAGATCATCACCACCCCCGACGGGGTCCGCCGCCTTGCGGACCGCCTTTCCAGGGAGCCCTATGTGGCCTGCGACCTGGAGGCCGACTCCATGCACCACTACCAGGAGAAGGTCTGCCTGATCCAGTTCGCAGTGCCGGGGTTCGCCGCAATCGTCGATCCGCTGGCCGTTGCGGATATGGCTCCCCTGGCGCCGCTCTTCGCCGATGCCGCCATTTGCAAGGTATTCCACGGGGCCGACTATGACATCCGCTCCCTCCATCGGGATTTCGGCATCGAGGTGAACAACCTCTTCGATACCATGATTGCGTGCCAGTTCCTCGGCGAGCGGGAGTTCGGCCTGGCGGCGGCGCTCAAGAAGCGCTTCGGCGTCGATCTGGATAAGCAGTACCAGCGGGCCGACTGGAGCCGGCGCCCGTTGTCGGCAGGGATGATCGAGTATGCGGTGAAGGATACGACGCTCCTCATCGAGCTTGCCGGGCAACTTGAGGCAGAGCTCAGGGAGAAAGGACGTTTCGGATGGTTTGAGGAAGAGTGTGCCATTCTGGCGCGGGTGCGGGTGGCGCAGCGCTCCGGCTCCGATCCGATGTTTCTCCGCTTCAAAGGGGCGTCGCGGATGGCTCCCCGGTCCCTGGCGGTTCTGGAGGAGATTCTCCGCTTCCGGGACCGGCGGGCGCGGCAGATGGATGTCCCCCCCTTCAAGGTGCTCGGCACCGAAACGGTGCGGGAGCTGGCCGAGAAGAAGCCCCGGTCCGCTGCGGATTTTGCGGGCATTACCGGAATGACTGAGCGGGTTCTGGAACGGTGCGGTGAGGAGATACTGCGGGCCGTGGAGAAGGGTATTGCGCTTCCGGAGCAGGAGCTCCCCGTGTTTCCCAGGGAGGAGCGGCGCAAAGTGGGGGGGGACGAGGAGCGGCGCGTCAAGGCCCTCAAGGGATGGCGCGAGGGGAAATCCCGGCAGTTCGGGGTAGAGCCCGGCTTTCTGGCAAACAATGCCCTGCTTGAGCAGATCGCCCTGAGTTTTCCCCGTTCCGAGGAGGAGCTTGACGGTGTCGCCGGAGTCCGCTCGTGGCAAAGACGGGAATTCGGCGCCGAGCTTGTGGCGGCCCTTCAGGTCAGGCGCTAG
- the mqnB gene encoding futalosine hydrolase has product MAPIIIAAATHKELSLLVRSIGAGPEPGTRTGCEIYRGKLGSATLFLTVTGIGKANTASALTALLERVTPRFIINVGCAGAYGGSGLQVGDLAVASAEVYGDEGVLTPAGWESLESIGIPQVVRGGSRFFNEFPLTMLLAEQAVQLGASQGITVRRGRFVTVSTCSGTTARGDDLARRFDAICENMEGAAAAHVALLYGVDCLEIRGISNMVEDRDLSAWNIPLAVETAQRFVLKYLEFHGGL; this is encoded by the coding sequence ATGGCACCCATAATTATCGCCGCTGCAACCCACAAAGAGCTCTCGCTGCTCGTCCGGAGCATTGGCGCCGGGCCGGAACCGGGAACAAGGACGGGCTGCGAAATTTACCGGGGAAAACTTGGCAGCGCCACGCTGTTTCTGACGGTTACCGGAATCGGCAAGGCGAATACCGCCTCGGCGCTCACCGCGCTTCTGGAGCGGGTTACCCCACGGTTTATCATCAATGTCGGATGCGCGGGGGCCTATGGCGGGAGCGGGCTTCAGGTGGGGGACCTGGCGGTTGCGTCGGCGGAAGTGTATGGCGACGAGGGGGTTTTGACCCCTGCCGGATGGGAGTCCCTGGAATCCATCGGAATCCCGCAGGTGGTGCGAGGCGGCAGTCGCTTCTTCAATGAATTCCCCTTGACCATGCTGCTGGCGGAGCAAGCCGTTCAACTGGGCGCTTCGCAGGGGATTACGGTGCGGCGCGGCAGGTTCGTGACCGTTTCCACCTGTAGCGGTACCACGGCCAGGGGTGACGATCTGGCGCGGCGCTTCGATGCCATCTGCGAGAATATGGAAGGCGCCGCCGCAGCGCACGTGGCGTTGCTCTACGGGGTGGACTGCCTGGAGATCCGCGGCATCAGCAACATGGTCGAAGATCGCGACCTCTCCGCCTGGAACATTCCCCTTGCCGTGGAGACGGCCCAGCGTTTTGTCCTCAAATATCTCGAATTTCATGGGGGGCTGTGA